The following DNA comes from Winogradskyella sp. PG-2.
CTTCTTCAGTATCTAGATTTAATAATATCTCACCTTTTAGAAGACCTCCTTTTAAACCCATTGCTCCTGTCATTCCTGTTTCTTCATCAATAGTAAACAAAGCTTCTAATGCTGGATGCGCAATTGTATCACTTTCTAAAATAGCCATTATAGTCGCCACACCTAAACCATTATCTGCTCCAAGTGTAGTTCCTTTTGCTTTTACCCAATCATCTTCTATAACCATTTCTATACCTTGTGTGTCAAAATCAAAAACAGTATCGTTATTCTTTTGATGAACCATATCCAAATGTGATTGCATCACAATTGGTTTTCGGTCTTCCATTCCTTTTGTTGCTGATTTACGGATAATTACATTGCCAACTTCATCTTCAATAGTTTCTAAACCTAGATTTTCACCAAAATCCTTCATAAATTTAATAACACGCTCTTCTTTTTTTGAAGGTCGAGGAACGGCATTTAAATCTGCGAATTTATTCCATAGTTGTTTAGGTTCTAATGCTCTTATTTCTGAACTCATATATTTAGTTTTATAACTGCAAAATTACAAAATAGCTTGCTTTATTTGTTATCATTATTTACTTGTTTCGGAATCTATTTAAAATTTATATAAATCAATTTTACAACCCTATAAACAAACATCTTTTTCCTATTTTTGATTCATGTTCAAAAACAAAAAATTAGGTTTAGTCATTTTTTTTGGAATTCAAATTCTATTGATTTCTATACTTAAAAACTACCCTGAACTTGTAGAACAATTCTATAGTAATGGACTGTACGTTTTCTTATCCAAACTAATGCGATATGTTTTTGGATGGATTCCTTTTTCTATTGGCGATCTACTCTACACTTTAGCAGGTATTTACTTAATAAGGTGGTTGATTTTAAGTAGAAAAAGACTAGTTAAAGACACCATTAACTGGTTTCTAGACATTGGAGCAACATTATCTATTACTTATTTTACATTTCATATCCTTTGGGCATTTAATTATTATAGACAACCTTTATACAAATCATTAAATATTGAAGCAGAATATACAACTGAACAATTAGTTAATTTTACAGAAAGACTAATTGAAAAGTCAAATGCACTTCACACAAAATTAGAATCCAATGACACTTTAAAAATAATAATTCCTTATAGTAAATCTGAGATATTCGATAATATTCAAAATGGTTACGAAAAACTTTCTAAGACTTATCCGCATCTTAATTACCAACCAAAAAGCATTAAAAAATCTCTCTATAGTATTCCTTTAACTTATATGGGCTTTTCGGGTTATCTTAATCCTTTTACGAATGAAGCGCAAGTTGACGGCTTAATTCCTGTTTATAAATTTCCTACAACTGCATGTCATGAAGCTGCGCATCAATTAGGTTATGCTGCTGAGAACGAAGCAAATTTTATTGGTAGTCTAGCAGCAATTTATAATGATGATGATTATTTTAAATATTCAGGTTATACGTTTGCTTTAAGATATTGTTTGGCAGAATTATCTAGACGAGATTCTGAAACCTACAAAACTATTATTCCGTCAATTAATAAAGGGATTATAAAAAATTATCAAGAAGTTAAAGCCTTTTGGATGGCTTATGAAAATCCTTTAGAGCCTATTTTCGAAAAAACATTTGATAGTTTCCTAAAAGTAAACAATCAATCTGATGGCATGAAAAGTTATAGTTACGTAGTAGCATTGCTTGTAAATTATTATGAGGACAAAGCACTTTAAACGTTAAATTGTTTCATTTCAATCTTCTTTTTTGGCTTTAATGCTTATCTTTAGAAAGTTAATCTAACCATCTATTTTATGTTAAAAATATATTTACGACTGCTCATTTTTATGTGCAGTTTTTCGTTATTTGCTCAAGATTACTTTCCTAGTAATTCTGGAGTAATAGCGAATAATTCTAATTACACTGCATTTACAAATGCTACGATCCATGTTTCACCAACAGAAGTTATAGAGAACGGAACCCTCTTAATTAAAGAAGGTAAAGTTATAAGTGTTGGTAAATCGGTAAATATTCCTAAGAACACAACAACTTTAGATCTTACTGGTAAAACTATTTACCCATCATTTATTGATATGTACACCACATTTGGTGTAAAAAAACCTAAACGAGGTGGTAATGGTCCAAGTTATGGAGCTAGCCGCAGTGGTTTTTATTGGAATGACCACATTATGCCAGAACAAGATGTGATGGCAAGTTTTAAGTACGATGCTAAAACGGCTACTGAAATGCATAAACTAGGTTTTGGTGTTGTGAACACGCATATGCCAGATGGTATTGTTCGTGGTACAGGTGCATTAATTGCGCTAAACAACAATGCTGACAACTCAATGCGTGTTGTAGATGGAGAAACTACACAACATTTCTCCTTTAGTAAAAGTGTTACCTCTAATCAAAGATATCCTTCTTCTATTATGGGAAGCATGGCGTTACTACGCCAAATGTATAATGATGCTAGCTGGTATTCAGGTGGCAATATTGATACTAAAGATTTATCACTAGAAGCCTTAAATGGCAATAAAAACTTATTACAGGTATTTGATGCTGGTAGCAGAGCAAACTTAATGCGCGCAGATAAAGTTGGTGATGCCTTTAATATTCAATATACTATCCTTGGTGGTGGAGACGAATATGAACGTATTAATGAAGTAAAAAGTACAAACGCAACTATCATTTTACCTTTAGATTTTCAATTGGCATATAATGTTAATAATGCTTTTTTAGCTTCAACATTGTCTTTAAGTGATATGCGCTCTTGGAATCAAGAACCTCATAACCCAAGGTTATTGGCTGAGAACGGAATTAGATTTGCTTTAACTACTCATGGTTTAAAATCTAAGAAATCATTTAAGTCTAACTTAATGAAAGCTATCGAAAGTGGACTTTCTAAACAAAAAGCTTTAGAGGCTTTAACGACTATACCTGCTAGTTTATTAGGCAAATCTAATGTATTAGGCACCTTAAAAACTGGTAGTTATGCCAACTTCTTAATTACTTCTGGAGATATATTCGAAAAGAAAACAAAATTATATGAAAACTGGGTTCAAGGCACTCCACATGTAATTTCTAATATGAATGTAAAAGATGTTGATGGTGACTATAATTTTAAATTAGCCGGAAAGGATTACAAACTTTCAATCTCAGGTAGCACTAGTAAACCAAATGGAAAGCTTGTAAGTGAAGATAAAAATTTAGGTACAAAGTTAAGCTATGCAAATGATTGGGTAAGTTTCACTTTTAAAACTGCAGACAGTATTAAAAAAGAGTTTATTAGAGTTGTAGCAAATTCAGCTAGCGGAAATAGTCTAAATGGTAAAGCCATTATGCCTAGTGGCAGTGAATTATCATTCTATGCAAGTAAAGCGCAAAAGGAGGAAGCTAAAAAAGATGGTAATAAAAAGAAGCGTGAAGCTAAGTCTAAAGACACTTATATGAGCCCTATTACCTATCCAAATTTGGCATATGGTTTTAAGGAAAAACCAAAATCTGAAACTTTATTATTCAAAAATGCTACGGTTTGGACAAATGAAAAAGATGGTGTTTTAGAAAATACAGATGTATTAATTAAAAATGGTAAAATTTCTAAAATAGGTAAAAACTTATCAGATGGAAGTGCAAAAACCATCGATGCTACAGGTAAGCATATTACTGCTGGCATTATTGATGAGCACTCACATATTGCCGCAGCATCGATTAATGAAGGCGGTCATAATTCTTCTGCAGAAGTTACTATAGAAGATGTTTTAGATGATGAGGATATTGATATCTATCGCAATTTAGCTGGTGGAGTTACTTCAATTCAAATATTACATGGTTCTGCTAATCCAATTGGTGGTCGCTCAGCTATTATAAAATTAAAATGGGGAGAAAGTGCTGATGATTTAGTTTATGACAACTCCCCAAAGTTTATCAAATTTGCTTTAGGTGAAAATGTAAAACAATCTAGAGCTAGAACTAATTCACGTTTCCCACAATCAAGAATGGGTGTTGAACAAGTCTTCGTTGATTATTTTAGTAGAGCAAAAGCATATGACCAACTTAAAAAAAGTGGAAAGCCCTATAGAAAAGATGCTGAAATGGAAGTTATAGCTGAAATTTTGAATAAAGAACGTTTTATTTCATGCCACTCTTATGTTCAAAGTGAAATTAACATGCTAATGAAAGTTGCAGATAAATTCGACTTTAATATTAATACGTTTACACATATTCTAGAAGGCTACAAAGTAGCAGACAAAATGAAAGATCATGGTGTAGGCGGATCTACATTTAGTGATTGGTGGGCTTATAAATATGAAGTAAATGATGCCATCCCATTCAATGCAGCTATTATGCACAATGCAGGAGTTACGGTTGCTATAAATAGTGATGATGCAGAAATGTCTCGTCGTCTTAATCAGGAAGCTGCTAAATCCGTAAAGTATGGTGGAGTAAGTGAAGAGGATGCTTTAAAATTTGTGACATTGAATCCTGCAAAACTATTGCACTTAGATAATCGTGTTGGTAGTTTAAAGGTTGGTAAAGATGCTGATGTTGTATTGTGGACAGACCATCCTTTATCAATATATGCTAAAGCAGAAAAAACTATTATTGAAGGAGTCACTTATTTTGATTTAGCACGAGATAAAGCAATGCGAGAAGCTATTAAGAAGGAAAAAAGTGAATTGGCAAATTTAATGCTTCAAGATAAAAATAAAGGCTTAAAGACACAGCCAGTAAAAAAGAAAGAGAAAGTATTGTTGCATTGTGACTCTATGGATAACGAAGAATCAATACACAACCACCATTAATACTATTTACACATGAAAAAATTAAATAAAATAAATAGCATATTGTTTCTGTTGTGTATCTCTTTGAGTTTTGCACAACAAACACCTGCACCAAAGCAATCTAAAACTATTGCTATTGTAGGTGCGACGGCTCACATAGGTAATGGCACTGTTATAGATAATAGTATCATTGTGATGGAAGATGGAAAGCTAAAAAATGTTTCAGATGCCACGATGTCTAAAATTGATACTAGCGCAATGGAAGTTATAAAAGCTAATGGTAAGCATGTTTATCCTGGTTTTATAGTCTCTAATGGTACATTAGGATTAGTAGAAGTAGATGCTGTAAAAGCGTCTAATGATCTATCAGAAATGGGAAGCTTTAATCCGCATATTAGAAGTATTATTGCTTATAATGCTGAATCTAAAATAGTAGAATCTATGCGACCTAATGGTGTTTTATTAGGGCAAGTAGTACCAAGAGGTGGTCGTATTACAGGTACCTCATCTATTGTTC
Coding sequences within:
- a CDS encoding DUF3810 domain-containing protein, whose protein sequence is MFKNKKLGLVIFFGIQILLISILKNYPELVEQFYSNGLYVFLSKLMRYVFGWIPFSIGDLLYTLAGIYLIRWLILSRKRLVKDTINWFLDIGATLSITYFTFHILWAFNYYRQPLYKSLNIEAEYTTEQLVNFTERLIEKSNALHTKLESNDTLKIIIPYSKSEIFDNIQNGYEKLSKTYPHLNYQPKSIKKSLYSIPLTYMGFSGYLNPFTNEAQVDGLIPVYKFPTTACHEAAHQLGYAAENEANFIGSLAAIYNDDDYFKYSGYTFALRYCLAELSRRDSETYKTIIPSINKGIIKNYQEVKAFWMAYENPLEPIFEKTFDSFLKVNNQSDGMKSYSYVVALLVNYYEDKAL
- a CDS encoding amidohydrolase family protein; this translates as MLKIYLRLLIFMCSFSLFAQDYFPSNSGVIANNSNYTAFTNATIHVSPTEVIENGTLLIKEGKVISVGKSVNIPKNTTTLDLTGKTIYPSFIDMYTTFGVKKPKRGGNGPSYGASRSGFYWNDHIMPEQDVMASFKYDAKTATEMHKLGFGVVNTHMPDGIVRGTGALIALNNNADNSMRVVDGETTQHFSFSKSVTSNQRYPSSIMGSMALLRQMYNDASWYSGGNIDTKDLSLEALNGNKNLLQVFDAGSRANLMRADKVGDAFNIQYTILGGGDEYERINEVKSTNATIILPLDFQLAYNVNNAFLASTLSLSDMRSWNQEPHNPRLLAENGIRFALTTHGLKSKKSFKSNLMKAIESGLSKQKALEALTTIPASLLGKSNVLGTLKTGSYANFLITSGDIFEKKTKLYENWVQGTPHVISNMNVKDVDGDYNFKLAGKDYKLSISGSTSKPNGKLVSEDKNLGTKLSYANDWVSFTFKTADSIKKEFIRVVANSASGNSLNGKAIMPSGSELSFYASKAQKEEAKKDGNKKKREAKSKDTYMSPITYPNLAYGFKEKPKSETLLFKNATVWTNEKDGVLENTDVLIKNGKISKIGKNLSDGSAKTIDATGKHITAGIIDEHSHIAAASINEGGHNSSAEVTIEDVLDDEDIDIYRNLAGGVTSIQILHGSANPIGGRSAIIKLKWGESADDLVYDNSPKFIKFALGENVKQSRARTNSRFPQSRMGVEQVFVDYFSRAKAYDQLKKSGKPYRKDAEMEVIAEILNKERFISCHSYVQSEINMLMKVADKFDFNINTFTHILEGYKVADKMKDHGVGGSTFSDWWAYKYEVNDAIPFNAAIMHNAGVTVAINSDDAEMSRRLNQEAAKSVKYGGVSEEDALKFVTLNPAKLLHLDNRVGSLKVGKDADVVLWTDHPLSIYAKAEKTIIEGVTYFDLARDKAMREAIKKEKSELANLMLQDKNKGLKTQPVKKKEKVLLHCDSMDNEESIHNHH